GTTACAGAACGTCCCAGCGGGCGCATGAGAGTTTGATTGGATATGCGTTATGACGCGCCCAGAGCTGTTGCAACGATTACCGGTTCACAATATCCACCTCCCAGAAATTCTGCAATGCCTCGTGTCGCGTATAAAAGTTCAAAGAATTCATGTGAGATGGCATTTGAAAATCCGGGCCAATCATGAATCGTAACGACGCAACCGCGCGCGTTGCGCACGTCTTTGGTGGAACGCTTGTGCACTCCACACCACGATCTGCAGTGGAAATACTGCAAAACTGTGTCTTAGGAGTCGACGATAAGGGCAAGGTTTGTTTGATGCTTGCTTATAATTTTAGAATCTCATTTTGATTGACTTTTTAAGATAAATGTATTACCACAGTGTAGTGTCACATAACGTACTagcctatatataaaaatgccattaatttgtaatgtaccttttttttcataatgctattttttccttctttttgagCAGATTGCATTCATTGAAAAAGATCAGGATGTGGTCAGTCTTTCAAAAAAATGGGACTTTGAAACTTCAGATATTAAACGCCTTGGACAGTAGTAAGTGCATCAGTCTGAATCAATTGCAGATATTCTATAGTCTAACCTAGGTAAGTCTTGCAGTCGCTTTTGCCTTCTGAACAACCACTTAACAGGAAGGTAATAGAGCAAGGACCTTTGTGTAAACCAGCTTTGTGATCAAATTGTgtaataataatcttttgtcAGTGCCACTGCTTAATTTTACCTTTGCTCCGCAGTGAGTTTCTTATGCCCGGAATGGTTGATACACACATCCACGCGTCTCAGTATAGCTATACTGGAACTGCCTTAGACCTGCCTCTGCTGGAGTGGCTCAACACTTACACTTTCCCTGTGGAAGCCAAGTATAAAGACTTGGATTTTGCCAATAATGTATACACTAAAGTTGTGGTAAGCTCGCTGACATGGATTAAATGCAAACTGTAATAAACATAAAGAATAAGGTTAAGATGAGGTAAATCATTGATGGGACATACTGATATGGACGTAGAATGCATGTTAACTGATATAGACATAGATGCATGTTGCACATTCCGTTTGAACCTTATTGTTCATGTTTGGTATTGTAGAGAAGAACCTTAAAGAATGGCACTACTACTGCTTGTTATTTTGCCACAATACACACTGATGCCTCTCTTCTGCTTGGAGAGCTtgcaggtaaacacacacacacacacacacacacactaaatgcATTCCCAGTGTAACTGCATCTATGAtggcaaacacaaacacatccttTCTCTAACCTTTGGAATTTGTCTCGATTTGTCCTATCTTGTCTTAGTTCTCGATCCTGGCGGTCTGTTAAGTAACTGcatttatgtttgctttttcaTGTTATGTAAGAAGAGGTGTACTGTGACCTATCATTCTGTGAAGTAAAGTTGTAATTACTCCGTCTCAGCTTTAATATCACTTTAAAATCCCGTGCCCACTATGTTGCTGTGTCATTATCTCTCAAGATAATAAGTTCAGTTATTGATTTTAGATTTTGATATGCAGTATTTTGCCTCTTGTCCACCAGATAGGTTTGGACAAAGAGCTTTAGTGGGAAAAGTTTGCATGGACTGCAATTCTGCCGTTCCACAGTACAAAGAAAGCCCAAGTGAATGTAAAGAGGAGACAGATCGGTGAGTTTCAGGGCACCGTGTGACTGTACTGACACAATGGTGTTAGTAACCTCATGCAGAATGTACGAAATGGCTGGATTTTGGTTATAAATCTAATCTAAACCTCAGTCTGATCGATGAAACTTAAAGATATGATTGtgcttcctttttgttttttgcagtttCATCAAAGAGCTTCTCAAAAAGGAGGTAAGTGTTACAGGAATTGGTGTTACAGTTAAATGATTTCAGgacaataaaagtatattatcTGACTGTTTTAGTACCCAAATGTCAAGCCTGTGGTCACTCCTCGATTCGCTCCGTCCTGTTCCTCCTCACTGCTCACTGAATTAGGCAAGATCGCCAATAACAACAAGCTCCGCGTTCAGGTTTGTCTTCCTCTCACACGTTAATATCTACTTGATAAACGGTGATTTACAAACGTTAAAGAACATACAATTAACATTCATGTGGATTACGACATTGTTCACACAGAAGCTTGAAGTAAGGTATGATGACTAAGAGTTTTTGACTGACACGTGGCCTTAGTACTTGTTATGGTGTTTTTATGTTCATAATTCTTGTAAAATGTGATAATGAGGGTGTGTGTTCAGCTTCATGTAGTCCATGCTCCGCTGGCATTTCTAACAGAGATTCTGtgctattttaacttaaaataactaaCTCGAAACTATAATTGCActaatactttaaatattatataatgacgTTCTAAACTAGCGAATAATTAACAGTTTAGCTGCTGTAAAGCATGAGATAAACGCTAATAGACACTAAGTAAAATGATTAACACCTGTTTTTCTGCAATCATTAAACCTATAGAGTCACATCAGTGAGAACAAAGAGGAACTGGAGCTTGTGAAGACATTGTTCCCAGGCTGCAAATCCTACACTGATGTTTACCTCAAGCACAACCTGCTCACAGACAGGGTGAGCGGCATTCAGTGATACTGTACAACAAAGACTGATTCAATATATCATGTCTAATATATTATCATCGATCCATTTGTTACTGATTCACTGCATAATTTTGTAGATTTCAGAAGAGTCCAAGTGCGAACACGACTTGTCAGTCTTTTATGATTAATACAATGGTTATTGGAAAGCCTTATGGTGCTATGCATCTGCAGTGGGATGTTTGAAATTGttacttgcatttattttttttgtttttaaaggtgtATTAGGGAGGAACTCCTAGTGTAAAATCAGTTTGagtctttaaaaaatgtgcagCTTTTTGCCGGTTTACAGTTCTGTgagtttatttaaagggatatataaaaataaatgcatataaagcTGCATATATGAGCAACCAGTATGATTTTATTgaagtattttgttttgttgccaTTATCCCTGTGGATGTAAAGGGCTTGCTTGTGGGCTTCTGAATCATGTGCTTTGTAATACGAGTTTGTGATCAAGAGTACGGTACACTGGAGTGCATTGTCATTTGTTTGAGCATGCAAATTCTCTGCTCTCAACAGATGACACTCTTCCTCAGTGATTCAGGACCAAGTGCACTTTTTCACCGTTTCTGACTTAAATGATCCTTTAatgatttaaaggaataattcaccaaAAAAGCGAATATTTACTTATGTACTCATGCTAGGGTCTTGCAAACTTGTGAAACAATATCTTTGATCATTTTAACCAAAATCAGAATATTTCAGCTTTAGGTTTTGGGTAACGGAGTTTAATTTTTCGATGGATTTGCTTGGCGAAGGATTCACCCGTTGCTATTctgaaatgtgtgaaaaagtTACGTTGCTCATAAAGCACGTTTTAAAACTGTTCCAGTTGTTTGATTAAACCACTGcagaatcttaaaaatatagGTTTAGATTTGAGAACTGAATTtggttttgtaattaaattatgtaaatgattaTCGCAGACTGTAATGGCTCATGGCTGTTACCTAACTGACGAAGAACTGGAGATATTTCATGAAACGGGATCTGCAATCTCTCACTGTCCTAACAGTAACATCTCGTAAGCACCTCAAGCCTTTTACGCTTAAATATcggttttctttaaatatattctaatacaTGTTCATTCTTTCGTTTATCGTCTCTTTTACCATCGCAGGATTTGCAGTGGCATGCTAAATGTGCGCAATGTCTTAAATCACAAAGTGAAATTGGGTTTGGGGACAGGTGAGGTTGTTTGACAGACCATTATAGACCGCTTTCTTAGCAAAAGCTTTAAAGATAACGAGCTAGACATCAATTTCCCGTCAGGTCCAGTATTCTGCATTTTATGGTTTTGTCTGTGCTGTCTGCAGATGTAGCAGGAGGCTACTCTCCGTCCATGCTAGATGCTATGAGAAGAACTCTGGACACGTCCAAGGCCCTGACCATCCAGGACCCTCAGCATAAGACTCTGAGCTTTGAAGAAGTTTTCAGACTGGCTACACTTGGAGGCAGCGAAGGTAAGATTTCAGCTCTCGCTGACAAACACATTTCGAAGACTTGCACAGCACCCTATATAAACTTATCTGATTGCTCTCTACACTCCCTACAGCCCTCTCACTGGATGATCAGATTGGAAACTTTGTGGTAGGCAAGGACTTTGACGCCCTGCGAGTGAATGTTTGCATTCCCGATGGACCGATCGATTTGTTTCCTGGTGAAGGCCCCAAGGTTCGACAGATCTACTGATCTTTTCTGCCCTcatactgaaaaaaacagcataaattaaccgtttttggttttttttatgttgtcatATGCAAACACACTAATCAAGTTGCATACGTTATAAATtctttaatgtgcttttttcatGCAGGTCATTCTGGAGAAGTTTTTAAATTTAGGTAAGTTGCTATCaattttttttgaaatgcttaaaatatcCCTTTAATTCAGTTGTTTATGTTTTATCTAAATCCTTATACATATTTGTTCTGAAAAGGTGATGATCGAAATATTTCTGAAGTCTACGTGGCTGGAAGACAAGTGGTTCCATTTTCAGATACATAGCTAGTTACTTTCTAGTTGTTTTTAGCAGAATTATAATGCATTCACTcaagatcctttttttttttgaaggatgtTACAgatgtatattattttgtctttatttaggaagtatttttttatttacattgcagCTTGATATAAAGATTTGTCTAATGCTCAAATTAAATTGCTGCCTTCTATTTCCTAGTGATGTAgatcatgaaaaaaatgtgaccaaattataaaatatatattaatcactggcaaaatataaaacaataaccAATTGTCaccctttttaaatttatttatttatttttaattcatgttaacaCATTGCAAATCTAGTATTTGTGACACTTCCTCACACACAGAGCTCTCGTAAGAGGCTTTTAGCTGTCTCTCTCACCTGTTCTTTCACTGTTTATGACACTTCTCAAGTAGGAACAGAGCTCTTGGTTATATTTGCTTCATGCCCTCTACGTGCAATCCTAACAATACACTGTAAATGAATCCTGAatgtatttgaatttgaaatatatataactataataaaaatgtattcaatataaattaataaattaaattgagcGGTTATTATTTCAATCAGTGACGACATGCTATACATCTAAAATGATTTGAAACAGCatcttttaattattcagtACTGTTTAAACATGGAGTTAAGAGACTATGCGTTGTTATATTCAAAGTTAAATTAATTGCAGTAAAATCACATAAATTAATGataaatttacattacatttgaacCAAATGTCGAAAGGTTTGATCATCTGCAGAATAATCggtaaaaaataataaccacACGGAGGCGCTAAGAGACTGTTTTACACTGTAGATGTAACCACTGTCTTAAAGCGATGCTGTCTCAATCACACTAATGATATCAGCAAGGGAAAAATATGATGTGCTTTAGTAAATATGAGTCatatttgtctatttttttccagtttgttcatatttgagtccattttatattaacatatcaGTAAACacgatttattttttataattttttattttctgttgataTGGtaaattactctttttttatgttctgaaacattttatgaattagattatttttatgCCACGAAAATGTGCGTCTTTTTCAGCTGAGGTTTGCTGCACCTCAATGCCAACATTCCAGTTCTGAACTCTCTGTCAGTCAGGTCTGTCTTGTGCGTTTAAGAAAATAATCTGAGCACGTTGCTCAGCAAGCAAATCTCGTTGACTACTTCATCAttcataaaattacaattatgatTAGTTTTGAGGCGTAAGGTCGCATATTATTAGCTGACGTATTGGTAGGACGTGCGAAGATGCCTCTTAAGAAGTAACCTTTGGAATAATAACAcgaattatgtttattaataaagcgATTCACCTGTAATTAGTTTCTTCGCCGAAACAGATTTATAGAAATACATCACTTACTCAACAATGGactctctgcagtgaatggatgTCGTAAGAATGGGAGCCCAAACAGCTTTGACCTGTGCACATTTCCGGAATCAGAAAACATGACTTTTCGCTGCCCAAAGCTATGCATCACGGAACATTATTGTAGCTGGAAGCAGTGGCAAGAAGTTACAGACATCTTACTGACggttttgtttcttacaaacacgcagCCTTCCGCTTCCCAAAACGCTAACGGATGGATTGGAGCCATGCAGATTACTTGTGGATTTTGCTACATCTATTCTGAGGGCGAGTAGTGAATTTCCAGaacattttaacttttgaaTGTCCCTTTAAATGTAAGACGTTAGCAAACGAAATGAACCTCAAAACTCGACGCTTTGGCGTTCTTGCCCAAGGGCTTGAACCGCAGACGTCTAGCAAATAGCATAAAGTGCGTGTCTCGGAGCGAGCGAGGGAGTGTGTATAAACACGGGAGTGAAAGACAAAGAGGCACAAAGATGGGAGAAAGACGGAGAACGAGAGGGAGGCATGAGTAAAGCGCATGTGAGTGGGCGGGGCTTCGCACGCAGACGCGGTGGGAGCATGTGAATGGAGAATGAGGCGAGCCTGTGTCATAGGCGGTGACGCCACAGTGGCCACCTAAAGCCCCGCCCCTTCCTGCcgcctctttctctttcacacaGAAATGCTGAATCAGTCAGAGCTGGATCGGTCTGGTTGGGAGTTTCCTGGCTAGACCACACAAGGTGCATTATATAGTTGTGTCAGACAGGCATGTATAAACACTTTAATGACACAACTTACTGAAATGGCATAAAGAACAGACTTTTGGCCATAAAATAGTTTGATATCACACATGAAGCTGATTGACTCGGTGAGTCAACGAGGTTCCCATATCTGCCATAATCCCCTCTCTTCGTGTAATCTGA
This genomic interval from Puntigrus tetrazona isolate hp1 chromosome 5, ASM1883169v1, whole genome shotgun sequence contains the following:
- the gda gene encoding guanine deaminase, which codes for MNRNDATARVAHVFGGTLVHSTPRSAVEILQNCVLGVDDKGKIAFIEKDQDVVSLSKKWDFETSDIKRLGQYEFLMPGMVDTHIHASQYSYTGTALDLPLLEWLNTYTFPVEAKYKDLDFANNVYTKVVRRTLKNGTTTACYFATIHTDASLLLGELADRFGQRALVGKVCMDCNSAVPQYKESPSECKEETDRFIKELLKKEYPNVKPVVTPRFAPSCSSSLLTELGKIANNNKLRVQSHISENKEELELVKTLFPGCKSYTDVYLKHNLLTDRTVMAHGCYLTDEELEIFHETGSAISHCPNSNISICSGMLNVRNVLNHKVKLGLGTDVAGGYSPSMLDAMRRTLDTSKALTIQDPQHKTLSFEEVFRLATLGGSEALSLDDQIGNFVVGKDFDALRVNVCIPDGPIDLFPGEGPKVILEKFLNLGDDRNISEVYVAGRQVVPFSDT